The Marinihelvus fidelis genomic interval GCGGGCCTCGGGGTGAGGTGTGTAGCCATGTTCCTCGATCACGGCCTGCACCTTTTCACGCGTGGCGGGCCGGACCTTGGGCGAGTCGTTGATGACGCGCGAGACGGTTTTCTTGGATACGCCGGCGAGCCGGGCGATATCGTTGATCGTGACCTTGCCGCCCGGCTTGATCATCGGAATCCGGCCGGCGTCCGCCGCCCCCGCGGGTGGGTTATGTTTTTCGCTTTGTTCATGAGCTAAGACCTGTTTTTTTATTGTGTTTTCCGGGACATTGCGACCAACAGCGCTGTCAATGTCTCCCGAGCCATCATAATGCAACCATTGGGATTCGCCCAGCCTGCGTTGATCGTGCTCGATTTTCGGCCAGTTCGGCGGGTGGCACCGTCGTCACGTGGGTGCCGGGCGGCACATTTTCCGGCGCGCGGCGAGGTGCAGGTGGTGGTTTGTCCGTAACCAATTGATAGATATGACGATGTGTAATTTTTGGCTGGTGATATATCGCCAAAATGAGGATAGTGCTTGCAAATGACACCGGTATCCCATAGCCTGAAAACACAGCGAGCGCAGGAAAGCGCTCCGAAACGACAACCACCACAGAGTGGAAACGGAATTTAAGGGCTCATGACTATCGCTAACGACATTGGCGGCATCGCCTCATCATTCGTCAGTGCTCGGCAGAACGCCAGGGCGCTGGAAGGTTACCCGGGTGAGATCCCCGCGGACATCGACACCAGCTACCGCATCCAGGACCAGGCCATTGAGCTGTGGCCGGATCGTGTTGTCGGCTGGAAGGTCGGCGGCTTGAATGCCGAAAATACGGCGCGGTTTGGTGTTTCCCGCCTGGTTGGCCCCATCTTCGCGAGCGATGTCTGGGCTGCCAATGGCGACACCCCGGTGCCGTTCCCCGTATTTGACGGCGGCTTTGCCGCGGTCGAGGCCGAGCTGGTCTTGGTGCTGGGTGAAGACGCGCCGGCCGACAAGCTCAGCTGGACCTCCGAGGAGGCCGCGGCGCTGGTGTCGCGGGTGCACATGGGCATCGAGACGGCGGGCAGCCCGCTGGCGACCATTAACGAACTGGGCCCCACGGTCATCATTTCCGACTTCGGCAATAACCATGGCCTGATCCTGGGCGCCGAGATCCCCGGCGGTGTCAACGTGCTGGATGAAGGCATGCACTGCAGCACGACGATCGACGGTGAGAACGCCGGCAGCAACAACATTCCGGTGCGCCCGGAAGGCCCGCTGGAATCACTGCGCGTGCTCCTGGAAGTCAACGCCCGCCGCGGCCGTCCGCTTAAGGCAGGCGACCTGGTGTCCAGTGGCGCCCAGACCGGTATTCATGATGTCAGCGCCGGCCAGTCTGCGGTGTCGACCTTTGGCGACTACGGCAGCATTCATTGCGTGGCGACGCCGGCGAAGGACGGCCAGGGCTGATATCGCCCGGGACGCGGCCCGGCCGCTGTCCCCAGCACGGTTTACAAGGAACGGCCCGGGGCAATGTTTGCCCGGAATGGGAGGCTTGGCATGTGGTCTCCGCTCCAACGCATCCAGGTAGATATCCTGGGC includes:
- a CDS encoding 2-keto-4-pentenoate hydratase, producing MTIANDIGGIASSFVSARQNARALEGYPGEIPADIDTSYRIQDQAIELWPDRVVGWKVGGLNAENTARFGVSRLVGPIFASDVWAANGDTPVPFPVFDGGFAAVEAELVLVLGEDAPADKLSWTSEEAAALVSRVHMGIETAGSPLATINELGPTVIISDFGNNHGLILGAEIPGGVNVLDEGMHCSTTIDGENAGSNNIPVRPEGPLESLRVLLEVNARRGRPLKAGDLVSSGAQTGIHDVSAGQSAVSTFGDYGSIHCVATPAKDGQG